The Methanobacterium alcaliphilum genome contains the following window.
ATACACGGAACAATCAACTACCTACGACGCAAAATGCAAAACTGGACACAAAAACACGGGAAAAATATCAACCCCCAATAACTTTACAACCCCATTATTATTAAATTAATAAAAAGGTTACTTGTTTACTCTTATAAATCTTTCTACTTGAGTCAGAAAGAAAGTTTAATAATATATATAGAACTAAATTGAGGTTCGTATACTAACTAAGGTGTTAATGCACTTCCTCCCGAGCGAACTTTTTTTAAATGCATTATTATGCAAAGGCTCAGAGGTAAGGTATACGTGAATTAATTGTTAGGAGGGAAAAAATGGCGAAGTTTGATGATAAGATCGACTTGTACGACGATAGGGGTAACCTCGTCGAAGAACAAGTACCGCTAGAAGCTCTAAGTCCTCTACGGAACCCAGCTATAAAAAGTATTGTTAAGGGTGTCAAAAGGACTATAGCAGTGAACTTAGAAGGTATTGAAAACGCCTTGAAGGCCGCTAAAGTTGGTGGACCTGCATGTAAAATATTAGGACGAGAAATGGATCTCGACATAGTAGGTAATGCAGACTCCATTGCTGCAGCAGCTAAAGAAATGATACAGGTCACAGAAGACGATGACACTGTAGTAGAATTACTCTCTGGTGGTAAAAGAGTTTTAGTACAAATACCAACAGCTCGATTAGACGCTGCTGCTGAATACTCTGCAACCCCGTTAGTAACTGCTAATGCGTTTGTTCAGGCTATTATTAACGAGTTTGACGTCAGTATGTACGATGCAAACATGGTTAAAGCAGCCGTACTCGGTAGATACCCACAATCTGTAGAGTATATGGGAGCTAACATTGCTACCATGTTGGACATACCTCAAAAATTAGAAGGCCCTGGTTATTCCTTAAGAAACATTATGGTGAACCACGTGGTTGCTGCCACTTTGAAAAACACCATGCAGTCTGCTGCTCTATCAAGTATTTTAGAACAAGCAGCTATGTTTGAAATGGGTGACGCAGTAGGAGCATTCGAAAGAATGCACTTATTAGGACTTGCTTACCAAGGTATGAATGCTGACAACTTAGTATTTGATTTGGTTAAAGAAAACGGTGCAGAAGGTACTGTTGGATCCGTTATTGCTGATGTTGTTGAAAGAGCAGCAGCTGACGGTGTCGTAGGAGTCGAAAAAGATCTAAATGGATTTAATGTTTACGGAACCGACGACTTAGCTAAATGGAACGCTTATGCTGCAGCTGGTGTAATGGCTGCCACTATGGTAAACCAAGGTGCTGCCCGTGCTGCTCAAGGTGTATCATCCACTCTATTATACTACAACGATTTA
Protein-coding sequences here:
- the mcrB gene encoding coenzyme-B sulfoethylthiotransferase subunit beta codes for the protein MAKFDDKIDLYDDRGNLVEEQVPLEALSPLRNPAIKSIVKGVKRTIAVNLEGIENALKAAKVGGPACKILGREMDLDIVGNADSIAAAAKEMIQVTEDDDTVVELLSGGKRVLVQIPTARLDAAAEYSATPLVTANAFVQAIINEFDVSMYDANMVKAAVLGRYPQSVEYMGANIATMLDIPQKLEGPGYSLRNIMVNHVVAATLKNTMQSAALSSILEQAAMFEMGDAVGAFERMHLLGLAYQGMNADNLVFDLVKENGAEGTVGSVIADVVERAAADGVVGVEKDLNGFNVYGTDDLAKWNAYAAAGVMAATMVNQGAARAAQGVSSTLLYYNDLIEFETGLPSVDFGRTEGVAVGFSFFSHSIYGGGGPGIFNGNHIVTRHSKGFAIPCVAAAMSLDAGTQMFSPEATSGLIKEVFSQVDAFREPLKYVNEAAADIKGDI